One genomic window of Borreliella burgdorferi B31 includes the following:
- a CDS encoding tetratricopeptide repeat protein has translation MKKNKTLVFISLFLLSVFLGGFYFYFDPNILYLLKGEKDFSKLIMGIDFYIDKKKFADAKKAMLFSSYYANTEFKWLALAKRAKLWALNTGDYHLMGEIVNLGVKVLPGNLKLRALEVYSKLKIGLLKDAYRIANEYLLNSEEYQGLYDEVFIKNLSSDNGILDFNKFIDKIYKEKDARIFEEIGLNLKNNAFLINAMLLYIEKKNIDSAKRILFRIKEDKSFLKELAYISYNLNDLDYTISNLKSIKNEEDPTLLFLLADAYFKKGDIKNAKNEYLKLYTRFPDYNVLVYLNLALIANSENDYKRAISYLNKANEVFKDNKIINYYLANIYFGIKNYFKANEIIANYKEDPLFFKLYFALNYANSKYEAKKSYLWRLFYKTEYNSSIAQFLAWNLLLYSDLKDLDLFFRIYNFSENKQDWYDFYKFYYYFLKRDFISSKKIIFDNKSQKYMFGIYYNLGVLSFSEKDYEEAERYFNKGISLLPSSFYDKDSTTPYERELVSKIYLKQGINYLYLGKMEKGKESILASYSFYETDEGRLYKNMIDTLRERNLNFD, from the coding sequence TTGAAAAAAAATAAAACTTTAGTGTTCATTTCATTATTCTTATTATCAGTTTTTTTAGGTGGCTTTTATTTCTATTTCGATCCCAATATTTTATATCTTCTAAAAGGTGAGAAAGATTTTAGCAAACTTATTATGGGAATTGATTTTTATATTGATAAAAAAAAATTTGCTGATGCTAAAAAAGCAATGCTATTTTCATCATATTATGCTAATACTGAATTTAAATGGCTAGCCCTTGCTAAAAGAGCTAAACTTTGGGCTTTAAATACAGGTGATTATCATCTTATGGGGGAAATAGTAAATCTTGGTGTTAAAGTTTTGCCGGGGAATTTGAAATTAAGAGCTTTGGAAGTTTATTCTAAGCTTAAAATTGGGCTTTTAAAAGATGCTTATAGAATTGCAAATGAATATCTTTTAAATAGCGAAGAGTATCAAGGTCTTTATGATGAAGTTTTTATTAAAAATTTAAGTTCAGATAATGGTATTTTAGATTTTAACAAATTTATTGATAAAATCTATAAAGAAAAGGATGCTCGTATTTTTGAAGAGATAGGTTTAAATCTTAAAAATAATGCATTTTTAATAAATGCAATGCTTTTGTATATAGAGAAAAAAAACATAGATTCTGCTAAGCGTATACTTTTTAGAATCAAAGAAGACAAAAGTTTTTTAAAAGAACTTGCATATATTTCATATAATCTTAATGATTTAGATTATACAATTTCCAATCTTAAGTCCATTAAAAATGAAGAAGATCCCACTTTACTTTTTTTGCTTGCCGATGCTTATTTTAAAAAAGGAGATATTAAGAATGCTAAGAATGAATATTTAAAGCTTTATACAAGATTTCCTGATTACAATGTTCTTGTTTATTTAAATCTTGCACTCATAGCTAATAGTGAGAATGATTATAAAAGAGCAATTTCTTATTTAAATAAGGCTAATGAGGTATTTAAAGATAATAAGATAATAAATTATTATTTAGCAAACATATACTTTGGAATTAAAAATTATTTTAAAGCTAATGAAATTATAGCTAATTATAAGGAAGATCCGTTATTTTTTAAACTTTATTTTGCATTAAATTATGCAAATTCTAAGTATGAGGCAAAAAAATCTTATTTGTGGCGATTATTTTATAAGACTGAGTATAATTCTAGTATTGCTCAATTTTTGGCTTGGAATTTGCTACTTTATTCAGATTTAAAGGACTTGGATTTATTTTTCAGAATTTATAATTTTTCTGAAAATAAACAAGATTGGTATGATTTTTATAAATTTTATTATTATTTCCTTAAAAGAGATTTTATTAGTTCAAAAAAGATAATTTTTGACAATAAATCTCAAAAATATATGTTTGGAATTTATTATAATCTTGGAGTTTTGAGCTTTTCTGAAAAAGACTATGAAGAAGCGGAAAGATATTTTAATAAAGGAATATCTTTATTGCCTAGTAGTTTTTACGATAAAGATTCTACTACCCCCTATGAGCGTGAGCTTGTATCAAAAATCTACTTAAAACAAGGAATTAATTATCTTTATTTAGGAAAAATGGAAAAAGGCAAAGAGTCTATTTTGGCTTCTTATTCTTTTTACGAAACCGATGAAGGAAGGCTTTATAAAAATATGATAGATACACTTAGAGAAAGGAATTTGAATTTTGACTAA
- the nusB gene encoding transcription antitermination factor NusB — MHEVRVLAFQKIYSIDINQSAMDDIFDIFNIEDKDLDIENESIKSFYSSLVIGTFDNLEHIDSLIRDISLNWSLERMDKVDLAILRMGVYSLKFQNFENSKRAIIDEAILIAKKYGSKNSYKFINGILDALLKNMESGIEKK; from the coding sequence ATGCATGAAGTTAGAGTTTTAGCTTTTCAAAAGATTTATAGCATTGATATTAATCAAAGCGCAATGGACGATATTTTTGATATTTTTAATATTGAAGATAAAGATTTAGACATAGAAAATGAGTCTATTAAGTCGTTTTACTCTTCTTTGGTAATTGGTACTTTTGATAATTTAGAGCATATTGATAGCCTCATTAGGGATATTTCTTTGAATTGGTCTTTAGAACGCATGGATAAGGTTGATCTTGCAATACTTAGGATGGGCGTCTATTCTTTGAAGTTCCAAAATTTTGAAAATTCAAAACGTGCTATAATTGATGAGGCAATTTTGATTGCCAAGAAATATGGCAGTAAAAACTCTTATAAGTTTATAAATGGTATACTTGATGCTTTGCTTAAAAATATGGAGAGTGGTATTGAAAAAAAATAA
- a CDS encoding peptidylprolyl isomerase, with protein sequence MKSFLFWVILGTVGISSFAQNTPVAIINLYKNEIITKTGFDSKVDIFKKTQGRDLTDAEKKQVLQVLIADVLFSQEASKQGIKISDDEVMQTIRTQFGLVNFTDEQIKQMIEKQGTNWGELLSSMKRSLSSQKLVLKQAQPKFSEIKTPSEKEIVEYYEANKTKFVNPDISRVSHIFFSTKDKKRSDVLDQAKNILSQIRSKKITFEEAVRKYSNDESSKAKNGDLGFLSRGDQNAQNLLGADFVKEVFNFNKGDISSPIASKEGFHIVKVTEKYAQRFLGLNDKVSPTADLIVKDAIRNNMINVQQQQIVVQVQQDMYGKLNKSANIQILDSSLK encoded by the coding sequence ATGAAGAGTTTTTTATTTTGGGTAATATTGGGAACTGTAGGGATTAGCTCTTTTGCTCAAAATACTCCTGTTGCTATTATTAATTTATATAAGAATGAAATTATTACTAAAACTGGTTTTGATTCTAAGGTTGATATATTTAAAAAGACCCAAGGTAGAGACTTAACTGATGCTGAGAAAAAGCAAGTTCTGCAAGTTTTAATAGCAGATGTTCTTTTTAGTCAAGAGGCTTCAAAGCAAGGAATTAAAATCTCAGATGATGAGGTTATGCAAACAATTAGAACTCAATTTGGGCTTGTGAATTTTACTGATGAACAAATCAAGCAAATGATAGAAAAACAAGGTACAAATTGGGGCGAGCTTTTGTCTTCAATGAAAAGATCTCTGTCTTCTCAAAAGCTTGTTTTAAAGCAAGCTCAGCCTAAGTTTTCTGAAATTAAAACTCCTAGTGAGAAAGAAATTGTTGAGTATTATGAGGCTAATAAAACTAAGTTTGTAAATCCCGATATTTCAAGAGTTAGTCATATCTTTTTTTCTACTAAAGATAAAAAAAGATCAGATGTTTTAGATCAAGCAAAAAATATTTTAAGCCAAATAAGATCAAAAAAAATTACTTTTGAAGAAGCTGTAAGAAAATATTCAAATGACGAATCTTCTAAGGCTAAAAATGGTGATCTTGGGTTTTTATCAAGAGGTGATCAAAATGCTCAAAATCTTCTTGGAGCCGATTTTGTGAAAGAGGTTTTTAATTTTAATAAGGGTGATATATCTTCGCCTATTGCTTCAAAGGAAGGGTTTCATATTGTTAAAGTTACAGAAAAATATGCTCAGAGATTTTTAGGTTTGAATGATAAAGTGTCTCCTACTGCAGATTTGATTGTCAAAGATGCAATAAGAAATAACATGATTAATGTTCAACAACAGCAAATTGTTGTTCAAGTACAGCAAGATATGTATGGTAAGCTTAACAAGTCTGCAAATATACAAATCTTGGATTCTAGTCTAAAATAA
- a CDS encoding acetyl-CoA C-acyltransferase: protein MIKKVAIIDGLRTPNFKFGGSFKGLNIIDESSKVVKALLERNKLYKVDEVIIGNVISAGLGQNIARQIALKSDLGDTVPAFSVNKVCGSGLKALELAFNSIALGDNDIVLAGGVEDLTNSPYLLPRKIRFDGLKFGNFGIEDSIQKDALIDSLNFISMGLTAENLSEKYRITREMQDEFAYNSHVKALKARELGYFEDEIYPLTVFDKKTNSSVTISSDEEIRDNLTLNKLASLNPVFKESGTVTAGNSSSLNDGACFLILASEERVKSLGLSPLAYIGGFKSVGLDPLYMGFGAYMAIEGIISKLSLNPSEIDLIEVNEAFAAQALSIEKALFKKYNITSDIINVNGGAIALGHPFAVSGSRILLTLSRSMKMKNKTKGIASVCIGGGQGISSFLYR from the coding sequence GTGATAAAAAAGGTAGCTATTATTGATGGACTTAGAACACCCAATTTCAAGTTTGGAGGTTCTTTTAAGGGTTTAAATATTATTGATGAATCTTCAAAAGTTGTTAAAGCTTTGCTTGAAAGAAATAAGTTATACAAAGTGGATGAGGTTATTATTGGTAATGTAATATCTGCGGGACTTGGTCAAAATATTGCAAGACAAATTGCTTTAAAGTCTGACTTAGGCGATACTGTGCCTGCATTTAGCGTTAATAAAGTTTGTGGTTCTGGGCTTAAGGCCTTGGAGCTTGCATTTAATTCTATTGCCCTTGGAGACAATGATATTGTTTTAGCTGGAGGAGTTGAAGATTTAACCAATTCTCCTTATTTATTACCTAGAAAGATTAGATTTGACGGTCTTAAATTTGGTAATTTTGGAATTGAAGATTCAATCCAAAAAGACGCCTTAATAGATTCTCTGAATTTTATTTCTATGGGGCTTACGGCTGAAAATCTTTCAGAAAAATATAGAATAACAAGAGAAATGCAAGATGAATTTGCATATAATTCTCATGTAAAGGCATTAAAGGCAAGAGAGCTTGGATATTTTGAGGATGAAATTTATCCCCTGACTGTTTTTGATAAGAAGACCAACTCTAGCGTAACTATCTCAAGTGATGAGGAAATAAGAGATAATTTAACTTTAAATAAGCTAGCATCTCTTAATCCTGTTTTTAAAGAATCAGGCACAGTAACTGCCGGAAATTCTTCAAGTTTAAATGATGGTGCTTGTTTTTTAATTTTAGCAAGTGAGGAAAGAGTAAAAAGCTTGGGGTTAAGTCCATTAGCTTATATTGGAGGATTTAAAAGCGTGGGGCTTGATCCACTTTATATGGGTTTTGGAGCTTATATGGCTATTGAAGGCATTATTAGTAAATTAAGTTTAAATCCTAGCGAAATAGATTTGATTGAGGTAAATGAGGCATTTGCAGCTCAAGCATTAAGCATTGAAAAGGCCTTGTTTAAAAAATACAATATAACTAGCGATATTATTAATGTAAATGGTGGTGCTATTGCTTTGGGGCATCCATTTGCCGTTAGCGGTTCAAGAATTTTATTAACACTTTCTCGCTCTATGAAAATGAAGAATAAAACAAAAGGGATAGCATCTGTTTGTATTGGTGGCGGACAAGGAATTTCTAGTTTTTTGTATAGATGA
- the dnaB gene encoding replicative DNA helicase codes for MALAAFSNSALLFNDGAEKAVISSIFYNSDKIEQIAFHVRADDFYNETHKLIFKAMVSLYEKRENIDPITVFEEVSKHVSKTQLLIKKDLINLPDYLDSLSVYLPTDRTINVYAKIVKEQSVRRSILNVSKELNDYINDSTKSINEIVEESQQKILSIELDYSSKNLYHAKVIAERVHNEIYERSMKKKEANFGIPSGFRKVDSLIGGFRNSDFIIVGARPSIGKTAFALNIASYIALRKEEKKKVGFFSLEMTADALIKRIISSQSCIDSFKVQNSILSGQEIKSLNDIINEISDSELYIEDTPNISLLTLATQARKLKRFYGIDIIFVDYISLISFETKNLPRHEQVASISKSLKELARELEIPIVALSQLTRDTEGREPNLASLRESGALEQDADIVILLHRDKDFKFESSAEIEPIETKVIVAKHRNGPTGRADILFLPHITKFVNKDHQY; via the coding sequence GTGGCTTTAGCAGCTTTTTCGAATTCTGCACTTCTTTTTAATGATGGTGCAGAAAAAGCGGTAATTTCTAGTATATTTTATAATTCAGATAAGATAGAGCAAATTGCTTTTCATGTAAGAGCTGATGATTTTTACAATGAAACTCATAAGTTGATTTTCAAAGCAATGGTTTCGCTTTATGAAAAAAGGGAAAATATTGATCCTATTACTGTTTTTGAAGAAGTATCTAAGCATGTTTCAAAAACGCAACTTTTGATTAAAAAAGATTTAATCAATTTGCCTGATTATTTAGATTCACTTTCAGTTTATTTGCCAACAGATAGAACTATAAATGTTTATGCGAAAATTGTAAAAGAACAGAGTGTTCGCAGAAGCATTTTAAATGTTTCTAAAGAGCTTAATGACTATATAAATGATTCTACAAAATCTATTAATGAGATTGTTGAAGAATCTCAACAAAAGATTCTTTCAATTGAGTTAGATTATTCTAGTAAGAACCTCTATCATGCTAAAGTTATTGCAGAACGTGTTCATAATGAGATATATGAGCGCAGCATGAAGAAAAAAGAAGCAAACTTTGGCATTCCAAGTGGCTTTAGAAAGGTCGACTCTCTTATTGGGGGATTTAGAAATAGTGATTTTATTATAGTTGGTGCTCGTCCTAGCATCGGTAAAACGGCATTTGCTTTAAATATTGCTTCTTATATAGCATTAAGAAAAGAAGAAAAGAAAAAAGTAGGATTTTTTTCCCTTGAAATGACAGCAGATGCTTTAATAAAAAGAATAATATCTTCTCAGTCTTGTATTGATAGCTTTAAAGTTCAAAATAGCATTTTATCTGGACAAGAGATAAAATCATTAAATGATATTATAAATGAAATTAGTGATTCTGAGCTTTATATTGAAGATACTCCCAATATTAGTTTGCTAACTTTGGCAACTCAAGCTAGAAAACTTAAGCGATTTTATGGTATAGATATAATATTTGTTGATTATATCAGTCTGATTTCTTTTGAAACAAAAAATCTTCCAAGGCATGAACAAGTTGCTTCGATTAGTAAATCTCTCAAAGAGCTTGCTAGAGAGCTTGAGATTCCTATTGTCGCATTATCTCAGCTTACAAGAGATACGGAAGGGCGTGAGCCTAATCTTGCTAGTCTAAGGGAATCAGGAGCATTGGAGCAAGATGCTGACATTGTAATTTTACTTCATAGGGATAAGGATTTTAAATTTGAGTCTTCTGCTGAGATAGAACCAATAGAAACCAAGGTTATTGTAGCAAAACATAGAAATGGCCCTACAGGTAGGGCAGATATATTATTTTTGCCACACATTACTAAGTTTGTTAACAAAGACCACCAGTATTAG
- the rplI gene encoding 50S ribosomal protein L9 has product MKVILKEDFINLGKEGDTVEVRDGFARNYLLPKGFAVFSNKHNIEIFNQKRRSILKKQEAKKQMANDLKSKLDLVKLEFFMKSNDSGKLFHSINSLNIADELLKLGFDIERKKIDIHHGTLKTFGTYDVTIKLYEGISSIIKVEIKKEKKQEDKKSLSKKLNKADEQGERAEV; this is encoded by the coding sequence ATGAAAGTGATTTTAAAGGAAGATTTTATTAATCTTGGAAAAGAAGGAGATACTGTAGAGGTAAGAGATGGATTTGCAAGAAACTATTTACTACCCAAGGGTTTTGCAGTTTTTTCAAATAAACATAATATTGAGATTTTTAATCAAAAAAGAAGATCAATATTGAAGAAGCAAGAAGCAAAAAAACAAATGGCCAACGATCTGAAATCCAAGCTTGATCTTGTTAAATTAGAATTTTTTATGAAATCTAATGATTCTGGCAAATTGTTTCATAGTATTAATAGTTTAAATATTGCTGATGAACTTTTAAAACTTGGTTTTGATATAGAGAGAAAAAAAATAGATATACATCATGGAACTTTAAAGACTTTTGGAACTTATGATGTGACAATTAAGCTTTATGAAGGTATTAGCTCTATTATTAAAGTAGAGATAAAAAAAGAAAAAAAGCAAGAGGATAAAAAGTCTTTAAGTAAAAAGTTGAATAAAGCAGATGAGCAAGGTGAAAGAGCAGAGGTGTAG
- the rpsR gene encoding 30S ribosomal protein S18 gives MYKDRDTNQRDSRFENQQDGFKKNSNFRFFKRKSCKFCDSGKHPDYKDFDFLKKFITEQGKILPKRITGTSAKHQRRLALEIKRARYMALLPFVKK, from the coding sequence ATGTATAAAGATAGGGATACAAATCAAAGAGATTCAAGATTTGAAAATCAGCAGGATGGCTTTAAAAAAAATTCAAATTTCAGATTTTTTAAGAGAAAGTCATGTAAATTTTGTGATTCTGGTAAACATCCTGATTATAAGGATTTTGATTTTCTTAAAAAGTTTATTACCGAGCAAGGTAAAATTTTACCCAAAAGAATTACTGGAACTTCTGCTAAGCATCAAAGACGCTTGGCATTAGAAATTAAACGGGCAAGATATATGGCTTTGTTGCCTTTTGTAAAAAAATAA
- a CDS encoding single-stranded DNA-binding protein — translation MADINSLVLSGRLTRDSELSYTESGMAVLRFSIANNRRMKKNDEWIDYPQYFDCVIFSKRAESLNDYLKKGKQVVVSGSLKYESWQDRNTGDKRSKVNIFVDNLQMFSSGSNTIQMQDSDVNSLTNHKKEDVVKDIDIVDDKFSEDIPF, via the coding sequence ATGGCTGATATTAATTCATTAGTATTGTCTGGTAGGCTTACAAGAGATTCTGAGCTTTCTTATACAGAAAGTGGCATGGCTGTTCTTAGATTTTCTATAGCTAATAATAGAAGAATGAAGAAGAATGATGAATGGATTGATTATCCACAATATTTTGATTGTGTTATTTTTTCAAAAAGAGCCGAAAGTCTCAACGATTATTTGAAAAAGGGCAAACAAGTTGTGGTAAGTGGATCTCTTAAATATGAAAGCTGGCAAGATAGGAATACGGGTGATAAGAGGAGTAAGGTAAATATATTTGTAGATAATTTGCAAATGTTTAGTTCAGGTTCTAATACTATTCAAATGCAAGATTCAGATGTTAATAGTTTGACAAATCATAAAAAAGAAGATGTAGTTAAGGATATTGATATTGTTGATGATAAATTTAGCGAAGATATACCTTTTTAA
- the rpsF gene encoding 30S ribosomal protein S6 has translation MIKRYEACFLFKSEEIEYKGSLEEVKKSLEFFGATDVVSNFIGERALEYPIKKQARGRYEIIEFSMEGNNLKEFESRLKLIRNLLRYMILVKIVRKINTKKIKRRNFREFRDNIDKDSLKGASKVETPTGPESTDIQEK, from the coding sequence ATGATTAAAAGATATGAGGCATGTTTTTTGTTTAAAAGTGAAGAAATTGAATATAAGGGTTCTTTAGAAGAGGTTAAAAAATCTTTAGAGTTTTTTGGTGCAACTGATGTTGTTAGCAATTTTATTGGAGAGAGAGCCTTAGAATATCCTATTAAAAAGCAGGCTAGAGGTCGTTATGAAATAATAGAGTTTAGTATGGAAGGCAATAATTTAAAAGAATTTGAATCAAGGCTTAAGTTAATTAGAAACTTGCTTAGGTATATGATTTTGGTGAAAATAGTTAGAAAGATCAATACTAAAAAAATCAAAAGAAGAAATTTTAGAGAATTTAGAGACAATATTGACAAAGACAGTCTTAAAGGTGCCTCTAAAGTTGAAACACCAACAGGTCCTGAAAGCACAGATATTCAGGAAAAATAA
- a CDS encoding PTS transporter subunit EIIC — protein sequence MINFIKIINFSSLQKFSKALRVPISILPVSCLLIGIGSVFSNSSSIVYVDKIFIQNVLGLMKAIGNAILLNMPLIFSIGISIGVARMGQGTAALGGLIGYLTFNITENYFIEAFSGLVEAETMSSVGRINFFGVQTLNTGIAGSLAVGLLVGYLHNKFYNMKLPKPFVFFSECHFVPIVIILPFCVFLAIFFCLIWSSFDDLIASLGLFVFRFEYFGSFLYGFLNRLLLPLGLHSILSFPFEFTSLGGVEIVNGDTVRGLKNIFYAQLLDPSLGKFSSGFAKISSGFYLSIMFGLPGAALGVYKGIVHEDKNKVAALLFSGALTAFLTGITEPLEFLFIFTAPLLYFVHAAYSGFALLLANFFNVTIGNSFSTGFLDFFMFGILQGNSKTNWISVLPLGAMFFALYYFTFSWLYRYFDFQIFVTDDPFFEGQEGKLESLGIAHLLIQGLGGFDNITKLDVCSTRLHVDVVNTELVDNNLLKEAGVLKIGLVNGKVQLFYGSNVYYIKNAIDTYSPKSLFEASVMVAVDNVKKGFKTYIEMKEDKKLEKQGKSGKTYKLSELEED from the coding sequence ATGATTAATTTTATTAAAATAATTAACTTTTCAAGTTTGCAAAAATTTTCTAAAGCACTACGAGTGCCTATTTCTATTTTACCGGTTTCATGTTTATTGATTGGTATTGGATCTGTATTTTCAAATTCTTCTAGTATTGTTTATGTTGATAAAATTTTTATTCAAAATGTTTTAGGCTTAATGAAGGCTATAGGCAATGCTATTCTTCTCAATATGCCTTTAATTTTTTCTATTGGAATTTCTATTGGAGTTGCAAGAATGGGGCAGGGAACAGCGGCTTTGGGAGGCCTTATTGGTTATTTAACATTTAATATTACTGAAAATTATTTTATTGAGGCTTTTTCAGGGCTTGTTGAAGCAGAGACAATGTCTTCTGTTGGGCGTATAAATTTTTTTGGTGTTCAAACTTTAAATACGGGAATTGCAGGTTCTTTAGCGGTAGGCCTTTTAGTTGGATATTTGCATAACAAATTTTATAATATGAAGCTACCCAAACCTTTTGTGTTTTTTTCAGAGTGCCATTTTGTGCCTATAGTAATAATTTTACCCTTTTGTGTTTTTTTGGCTATATTTTTTTGTTTGATTTGGTCAAGTTTTGACGATTTAATTGCATCTTTAGGTTTGTTTGTTTTTAGGTTTGAATATTTTGGCAGTTTTCTTTATGGATTTTTAAATAGGCTTTTATTGCCTTTGGGGTTGCATTCTATTTTATCTTTTCCTTTTGAGTTTACTTCTTTGGGAGGAGTGGAGATAGTTAATGGCGATACTGTTAGAGGTCTTAAGAATATATTTTATGCTCAGCTATTAGACCCATCACTTGGTAAATTTTCATCAGGCTTTGCCAAAATTAGCAGTGGATTTTATCTATCTATTATGTTTGGACTGCCCGGAGCAGCATTAGGGGTTTACAAGGGTATTGTTCATGAAGATAAAAATAAGGTTGCAGCACTTCTTTTCTCTGGGGCCTTGACAGCTTTTTTAACAGGAATAACTGAGCCTTTAGAATTTTTATTTATTTTCACAGCGCCTTTGCTTTATTTTGTTCATGCCGCTTATTCGGGGTTTGCATTGTTGCTTGCTAATTTTTTTAATGTTACGATTGGCAATAGCTTTTCTACTGGATTTTTGGATTTTTTTATGTTTGGGATACTTCAAGGAAATTCTAAGACAAATTGGATTAGTGTATTACCTTTGGGGGCAATGTTTTTTGCTCTTTATTATTTTACTTTTAGTTGGCTTTATAGATACTTTGATTTTCAGATATTTGTTACAGACGATCCATTTTTTGAAGGCCAAGAAGGAAAGCTAGAGAGTCTCGGAATTGCGCATCTTTTAATTCAAGGTCTTGGTGGATTTGATAATATTACAAAGCTTGATGTTTGTTCTACAAGATTGCATGTAGATGTTGTTAATACTGAGCTTGTTGATAATAATTTGCTTAAAGAGGCTGGAGTTCTTAAAATAGGGCTTGTTAATGGCAAGGTTCAGCTTTTTTATGGATCTAATGTTTATTATATTAAAAATGCCATTGATACCTATTCTCCAAAGAGTCTTTTTGAAGCTAGTGTTATGGTTGCAGTTGATAATGTAAAAAAAGGTTTTAAAACTTATATTGAAATGAAAGAAGACAAAAAACTTGAAAAGCAAGGTAAATCAGGAAAAACCTATAAGCTTAGCGAATTAGAAGAAGATTAG
- the trhA gene encoding PAQR family membrane homeostasis protein TrhA: MLRENKLKNYSLSDVNTSKIPKNELFSSISHLFGIILSIIGTTILVTISTLKKKDLHVVVFLIYGFSMTLLYVMSTLYHIFPKGSKIKKIFRKFDHISIFILIAGTYTPACAILVPNKSGLIILCIVWSLAIIGIIFKIIFTNSPGWFNGSIFIIMGWIIIFKIKPIYKALSGKGFFWLVFGGIVYTIGGIVYILSKKFNPTINMKMHDVFHILIIIASASHFWLMLKYISNF, translated from the coding sequence GTGCTTAGAGAAAATAAACTTAAAAATTACTCGTTAAGCGATGTTAATACAAGCAAAATACCAAAAAATGAGCTTTTTAGTTCAATCTCGCATCTTTTTGGAATTATTTTGTCTATCATTGGAACAACAATTCTTGTTACAATATCTACTCTTAAGAAAAAAGATTTACATGTAGTTGTATTCTTGATTTACGGATTTTCAATGACCCTATTATATGTAATGAGCACTCTTTACCACATATTCCCAAAAGGAAGTAAAATAAAAAAAATATTTAGAAAATTTGATCATATTTCAATATTTATTCTAATAGCAGGAACATATACTCCTGCATGTGCAATCCTTGTGCCAAACAAATCAGGACTAATAATCTTATGCATAGTGTGGAGCCTGGCTATAATTGGAATAATTTTTAAAATAATATTTACAAACAGCCCCGGATGGTTTAATGGATCCATATTTATAATCATGGGGTGGATTATCATTTTTAAAATTAAGCCCATTTATAAGGCCCTCAGCGGAAAAGGATTTTTTTGGCTAGTTTTTGGCGGAATCGTATATACAATAGGAGGAATAGTATACATATTAAGTAAAAAATTCAATCCAACAATTAACATGAAAATGCATGATGTATTTCATATATTAATAATAATCGCATCAGCATCTCACTTTTGGCTTATGCTAAAATACATTTCTAATTTTTAA